Part of the Anopheles gambiae chromosome 3, idAnoGambNW_F1_1, whole genome shotgun sequence genome is shown below.
CAATTTAAGCCACATGGCCTCAGTGGCACATTCTGCAAACATTTAGCATACCATGAGCCAAAGTctttgatttatttgtaaaataaattaacaaaatttattgacttttaataaattaacaagCAGTGCACGAAAGTTAATTCATAATTAGAAAATAGTAAATTCAATTCAGATACTAGTGGTATCCCTTCTAATTCGGTATAAACATTTCcacataaaaacacatttgttaCGTCAAATTTGTCTGGTCACAATCAAAGGAGCACAGGCGAAATGGTGATCTTTCTAGTGTCCATCGTACTTAGATGGCCTACTCAGTAATCCAAACATCAGCTGCAATAGTACGGCTTGATTGGCACTAGATGGCGCTGTTAGCTAAGCATTTGAAATAAACGTACGACAAACCCAGAAATAGTTATTAACgatgtaataattattcagAAAGTAAAACGAATTGCTCATTGCGTTAATTATAACATAAAATTCGAAACTAGTCCATTAAAGGTCTATTTAAAGGAGTACATTTGGATAaaattactaaaattattcaatattcGTCAGAAGATTAGAGTTTATTTATGAAACAAGTTGCAAACGTTATCTTCATTCTGATCGATTAAATTGTGTTAGCTACTGTTCTTCGTTGTctaagatttttttaaaaccctAAAAacctttcattatttttttttctaaaaacctTTGATTGTCCTGCTATACTTTTCCTCAAATCCTCAGCACAGCTTCCGACAAGCAAACAACACATTGCACTACATTTCACGCTTCGTTCGTTAAATCTCTCTCACCACTACCTTCGCGGATATAAAGATATGAtaacaatcaaacaattaaCGAACGGCAAACATGTTGCTTGCTTACTTACTTACCAAAAACCATTCCGGAACAACAATTTCCCTGTTCCacaagaagacaaaaaaccgCACCAAAGCTGTGAAAAAACGTCCTTCCACGAAAACCGGAGAAGATCGCTGATGATCACCCGGACACAGATCATCCTCCCGGCGGCGGTTAGCTTCTTGCTGCAGGATATCCTGTCCCGTATGCGGTTCGTTTTCATCTTCTCTATTCCTTACACGGTCACAAGCAGGCAGCGGTGTTTCCACGACCACGACAACAAACTACAAACAATGAACGAATGGACACTACAAATGATCCCGGAACGCACCAACCATCTTACCGGTGTTACCGGTCAAGCGTGGCTCCAGCCCGGTCGGATATGTCCGGTGTTCGGGTGTTTTGTGCAAATATTTTGAGATAATTTTGCCGGCTTTGCTAATAGCCTCTAATGATCTTAACCATTGTGCGGTGGCCAGATTAAGATCACATAAAACAATCACAACACCAATTTACGGAACCAGCCAACCGTTTGCGGGACatgcatgcatgtgtgtgtgtgtgtttctctgTTTGCCATAGTCCTTTGTCGGTCATCCCGTAAATCTCGTATCCCGCACCTGAACGACCGTTTTCCGAAGCTCTGGAGAACTATTCTTTagccaaaaaaaggaaagctcAAAACGCATGTACACACAAAGGAATGAAGGGATCTGGGAATGGAGTGTGCTTGCTTGTTTGCACTAGAAGTATGTCGCTGTCATATATCGTGTGGCTTTGTTTGGACACCAAAAAACGGGATCATGCTCGAAGCACGGTAGCAAAACGGGTCAATAGTAAACAAGCCGACTTAGGATTTAGTTGGATTACAACCGGAATTGGACGATTTTTGGTCCGATGCCAAGGAATGGCTGGCAATCGGAACCGTTGCTTGATAATTTTAGGATAGTTTCCTAGATGACTACATGAAACATCAACTTTatggtgaaaataaaaacataaaatgaaactaaagcaaagttactaaacattacattttaacaataaaaataatgttgtCTAATTAGCTTCTAAGTACTAACTACTgtgaaatctctctaaggTGAATCTTCAAGCGATCGTCAGCTTATAGAGATATTCATATTGAGGAAAACTAATGAAGGTGTTGCTACGAAGTATCTAAGAAGCTACGAGAAAAGCATGGCATCCTTtgataaatatacaaataaatatTGTTGTGAGCTATCATTCATCTTAAAGAATTTTGGCAGCCAAATCGCATATGCAGCTTACAGAATATTCGCCTTGAAGagatataaaatgtatggaatatgaCGGGACGGGGAGAGATTTCGCTGTATTAGATAGTATTAGCCTCTAACATCAAACGTTTCATACTTTTAGGTATTTTTAAACTATATTTTTTGAGTAAACTACAACAATCATCATTAAACATGCTGAGAAagcttaaaaattaaataaattacattaattaaataaataaaaaactaacTTTCATTGGTTGTAAGCTGAAATATATCAAATACAAATAGAACCTAGAAACAAAATATggaataaataacaaaaaaaataaaacaataaaaaatcagaataaatcaatcaatcttATCACAATAAGTATTGTGACATACTAAAAGTCAAATGGTATTGAATGAAAACTTAACCACAGATCAATCAAAGATCGCATATCAATAATTGTAAATAATAGTTTTATAGTTGTATAAAGTAGCAAATAACAcctaaaatatattaaaaaactGTTAGTAAGCTTCCCAATAAAGTCTGATGATCTGCCATAAAAATACATTGTATAACATGTTCACATGCATTCAACGTACATTCACATGGAACAGTGAAAGGTAATTTACAATACAAAGATTATCCCTTCCCGAACTGCAGTACATAAAACCGAGAGCGAACCTTCCTGCAAAAACAATCACATACCAAATTTTCGAATTTTTCAAAGAATTTTCTTCCACACAGGCACTTTATCCCATGGTAATCTCCTATCCATTCGAGCAAacctccaacacacacacacaccctgtaAGATTACGTCAAAAGTACCGAAATCGCACCAATTACGTACGATTTTTGTGTCCCTCGCAACGAAACAAAGCAAGCCCGGTTGCATCCCTTGTCCAGCAAACAACCGCCCATTGCCACAAATGATGGTAtccattttgtttcctttcgctACGAACAGTAGTACCTCCTTCCGGCCTATGGTCAGCTGCATCAGCGTGAGCGCAGGAGGCGGTAATCCGATTTCAGTGTTGCAACCTCCGTTCGAGCACCAGAATGTTGAACCGAAGGTTGTTGTTTCTTCTGGGAACAACCAATTGAACCCGATTGGAATGTGGTTGTAACAAATGTAAGCTGCCATGCTGCTTTCGCCCGCTTGCGTTCCATTCCTTTTACTGGTAAGGTTGCATGACTGCTGGATATTGCATTGTAATTGAAGTTTTGTGCGAGCTTTCCAAAGGCACCAAACGGGAGCTCGTTCTCCACCTTTCCCCCGGGGAGGGGGCAGGAGAGAAATGCTTATtgacaaacaaatatttcataCGGTCGTGCATCATAAAtgtgtgctagtgtgtgtattGTTGATTGTTATTCCGAACCCGTTGATCGATTGTGATTTATTGGTTTGTTCGCGTATTAAATTGCAAACATTCCAGCAAACGCAATCATGGCGAATACATGGTTTATTGAGTCGTTAAGAGGGGGAAATggggtttccttttttatggaCATTGGATTTGGAGCTCACCGCGTCGAATGTTCCACgaaaagtcaatttgtttttGAAGGGGTTTATGCTTTGAATTTGATTAAATGCTTATTTATATAATCATATAGCTAACAATCGAATGTTTAGACAACAATTCTAGAAGATTAGAAAAGATCAATATGTTTCATAAAGTAGACATGACTAAAACATACATCATACATCcatcatacatacatacaaacatacaTGCATCATACATCCACTGCTAAGTAacttaattataataattgtaCAAAACAATAAGCAAAAAGCACAAAATCATAAACTTCTGATTATCTGGAATTGGGATATTacaataaaatgttaaatttattgACAGAGCTatgtatttaattaaaaaaatggttttaagCAACCGATTGAGATAATAATATAAGAATCTTTGAAGACAtataaactaaaaaataaattaaattacacatACTGTAAAGTACCAGATAGCAGCTAAAATAACACCAAAAAATCTACATTATACTAAACTTTGAATAAAAACTCTAAAATGTAGAATAAACCCCAAGTtcaaagcataaaaaaactaGAATAAGCGttgaaaaagtaaaactagataaaaaaataataataaatcataaaacaataaaaccatAAATGACAAAATACCACTAACAAGGTAGAATCTTTATACGAACAGTACCTATATAAGGGTACAATCATGGGATAAAcagagcaaaaacacacagaacaaCATCAATAATTTCTCAATACCAGTACACAAGTAAATATCAATCAATAAAtgtatttatgttatttttccatactTCCATACATCCCTTTCCGATGCGAATGATTTATTTAGCTCACTTCATTTAcacgcgtatgtgtgtgtatatgtacttaaatattaataatatcGATCAACGTATTAATTCCATTAATTTACCCTCGTAAATCCTCAGATTGATAGCCTCTTTCTAATCGATCCTGCGATCGTGTCCCAAACCCTAACAAGAACATATGTCCACCCCACTACAACTACAGAGCTTAAATTCCTAACGCGGCAttatgatgacgatgacgttGTTTCCTCTCACCTGCTTACCcactaaaaacacacaaaatcatTCATTTGCTTCCAACCCTTTCTGCCTAGGTACGACGCATTTTAACTGGGAACGGGGCAAAGCGCTGCTTTAATCGAACTTCCCTATTCTTCCTagaatctgtttttttgtttgctacctTCAAATCACGCTGGCGtttgtcacacacacagacctaTTGCACACACTTCATCTACTCTAATTCTACTACACCGAGCAGCACCATCAAAGCAACCACTCCGACTCAAAGCGCGCTTCGCCACAAGGAGAAGCGCGTGAGTGGGTGAGCGCCCTCTTACGGTGAGACCGCCGAAGCAACCGCCGTTACAGTGATGGCCGCCGTCGTTGCGTTACTACCTTGTGCTGCCACTGCCACGGGTGACAGCCCACCGAAGCTCATGCCCGCCTGCTGGTAGTACTTCTGTCAGAACACCTTGCCGATGAACGGACTGTCGGTGACGGCAGCTGCCGCTGCCAACCGTTGATGGTGCCGTCCGCTTGGCATGAGAAAGGGACTGCTGTAGTCCATGCCTCCGTTGCGCATAGCAGCCGCCGCTACGGCTGTATGATGGAGGGCGGCTAGGGAGGATGCACTCGACCAGGATACGGGCGATGTGCGGGACTGTAGCTCCGAAGGGCCAACGTGACCGTGTGGAGGGCCAACGTGAGACAGTGCGGACGCGTGCAGATGCAGTGGATGGTGCAGATGATGcggcggttgttgttgttgcggtgGAGGTTGCTGAGCAGGATGAAGGTGTGCCGGAGGTGATCCGGTTCCGCTCGGAGGGCTCGACATCATCGGAGGGGCAGATGCGGACGTCACCGGGGGTGCCGGTGGGGCTGGCAAGGAAGCGTGCTGATGTACTGGCGATCGTGCCGTAAGCGGTGAAccccgatgatgatgatggtgatgatgctgctgaggCGTACCACAGCTTCTCGATCGCTTGTGCCCTCCGCCCATACTAACATCGTGCAGCTTGCGCATATGCTTCTTCAGATCGAAGTTCCGACAGAACCCCTTCGCACAGATCTTACACGTGAACGGCTTCTTGTCgttgtgcgtgtgcatgtgaAACGTAAGGTTGTAGATCTGATGGAACGCCTTGTTGCAGATCGTACACTTGTACGCCTTATCGCCACTGTGCGTGAGCTTGTGGTTCTTGTAGTTGCCTTTCTGATGGAACCCCTTGCCACAGTACTCACAAATGTACGGCTTGTACCCCGCGTGGATGCGCGTGTGCGTGTTCAGCGTCGAGGAGCGATTGAACGCCTTCCCGCATGTCTGACACTTGTGCGGCTTCTCCGAGGTGTGGATGATCTTGTGCCGGCAGAGCGTCGACGCCTGCCGGAAACCCTTGCCACAGATTTTACAAATAAATGGCCGTGCACCGGTATGGACGGGCATGTGGCGGGTAAGGTTGTAGTGCGCATTGAACACCTTACCACACTCGGGACAGGCGAACGTTTTCTGCTTAGCCGCCATTGCGgcggctgccgctgctgctgcggctgccgaTGAGGAGGAAGAACTGTTCAACGACCCATCGGGACCACTGCCGCCCGGGGAGCCACCCACCGAGCTACCGCTGGAGCTTAGTGACGAGCAGGTACTGCTGGTGGAGTGGTTCAGATTCGCACGCTTCGAGCCTGTTTTGCCGCCTGAGGTGGCGGTGGCAGCCgccgctgcagctgcagccgccgcagcagccgccgcagaCAGTAGCTGATGATGACCGCCCGCATGCAGATGGCGTCCATTCATCGCACCGTGGGCACCATGGACGCTGGCACTTTGCACAACGGTCGTCGTCTGCAGGCT
Proteins encoded:
- the LOC1280253 gene encoding fez family zinc finger protein erm isoform X2; the protein is MVYFSPRGMQEPCSPPGIPLTAKSPTMEGAVPDAESAADNGPSPHGPVTTTITTTTTTATISRPAAKIQRPSGGATLKFSIANIMGQEHEDDEEEDREEERHDREHEEEDEEDELEDDVDEDDEDAVVDVASEDETIELSMVSPGSGSSMLRKRRHDSHEKSMSPLSAAGSSPCYEPPTTAASSVAEAYDSAFKKYVPNSMHPFVASNRHQELLSQYPLLYYPGQLMCAAAQYAALTHQQHHQQQHHHHHHHAAAVAALHPYGAPGRLHSPTLSPPPTGASLQTTTVVQSASVHGAHGAMNGRHLHAGGHHQLLSAAAAAAAAAAAAAATATSGGKTGSKRANLNHSTSSTCSSLSSSGSSVGGSPGGSGPDGSLNSSSSSSAAAAAAAAAAMAAKQKTFACPECGKVFNAHYNLTRHMPVHTGARPFICKICGKGFRQASTLCRHKIIHTSEKPHKCQTCGKAFNRSSTLNTHTRIHAGYKPYICEYCGKGFHQKGNYKNHKLTHSGDKAYKCTICNKAFHQIYNLTFHMHTHNDKKPFTCKICAKGFCRNFDLKKHMRKLHDVSMGGGHKRSRSCGTPQQHHHHHHHRGSPLTARSPVHQHASLPAPPAPPVTSASAPPMMSSPPSGTGSPPAHLHPAQQPPPQQQQPPHHLHHPLHLHASALSHVGPPHGHVGPSELQSRTSPVSWSSASSLAALHHTAVAAAAMRNGGMDYSSPFLMPSGRHHQRLAAAAAVTDSPFIGKVF
- the LOC1280253 gene encoding fez family zinc finger protein erm isoform X1 produces the protein MEPSTSLSLSSPRGMQEPCSPPGIPLTAKSPTMEGAVPDAESAADNGPSPHGPVTTTITTTTTTATISRPAAKIQRPSGGATLKFSIANIMGQEHEDDEEEDREEERHDREHEEEDEEDELEDDVDEDDEDAVVDVASEDETIELSMVSPGSGSSMLRKRRHDSHEKSMSPLSAAGSSPCYEPPTTAASSVAEAYDSAFKKYVPNSMHPFVASNRHQELLSQYPLLYYPGQLMCAAAQYAALTHQQHHQQQHHHHHHHAAAVAALHPYGAPGRLHSPTLSPPPTGASLQTTTVVQSASVHGAHGAMNGRHLHAGGHHQLLSAAAAAAAAAAAAAATATSGGKTGSKRANLNHSTSSTCSSLSSSGSSVGGSPGGSGPDGSLNSSSSSSAAAAAAAAAAMAAKQKTFACPECGKVFNAHYNLTRHMPVHTGARPFICKICGKGFRQASTLCRHKIIHTSEKPHKCQTCGKAFNRSSTLNTHTRIHAGYKPYICEYCGKGFHQKGNYKNHKLTHSGDKAYKCTICNKAFHQIYNLTFHMHTHNDKKPFTCKICAKGFCRNFDLKKHMRKLHDVSMGGGHKRSRSCGTPQQHHHHHHHRGSPLTARSPVHQHASLPAPPAPPVTSASAPPMMSSPPSGTGSPPAHLHPAQQPPPQQQQPPHHLHHPLHLHASALSHVGPPHGHVGPSELQSRTSPVSWSSASSLAALHHTAVAAAAMRNGGMDYSSPFLMPSGRHHQRLAAAAAVTDSPFIGKVF